The region AGCACCGCGTTGTAGGCGATGCCGCGTTTGAGATCGACCAGAGATTTGCCAGAGTGCACGCCGATGCGGAGGCGGAACGCTGCGTCGAGGGTGTTCTCATTTTGGTTGAAGAGATCGAGGCGTGAGGAAACGGCACTTCCTGCCCGAATTGCATCGAGACTCGACGCGAAGAAGCAGATGAGTTCATCGCCATTGCTGTTGAGTACGTGGCCCTGGAATTCGTTCACGATTCTTGTGATGAAGCAACGAAACCGCTCGAAGCTCACGATGATTCGCTCGGGTTCACTGATGTCTTCCTTCATGCCGATCGAATTCACGATGTCGATGTCCATGAAGCTGCCTTCGACCGAGAACTCGCCGCCGAGCTGGATCTCGCTGGCCGGAATTTCCACGGCCTCGCTGCCGAAATGGCTCCCGGGTTGATTCAGGGGCACGGCGGGGGCGTAGCGTTCAGTGAAGTCTGCGAGTGCGGTTCCTTCGCGATTGCGGACGTCCATCAAGATGCGTCCAATCTGGATCTGCGAGCCAGCGACAAGGATTGCCGATTGGATCGAAGAGCCGTTGACCAGGGTCGGATTGCTGGCCTCGCTCAGATGTTCGATGACAAAACTTCCGTTTGTCTGGCGGATGACCGCCTGGCGGGTCGAGACGCTCGAGTCGTGCAAGAGGATTGCGCCGGGCAGCTCCGAATCGCCGAGCCGACGACCGATCATCACCTCGTTGGCGTCCACTGTAAACTTTTGCCCGGTGTCCGTGCCCTCGAGCACCAAAAGCTCGATGCCAGGCTGCATCCCCGGGGTCGGAGAGGTTTTTTTGTTCCGCGATCTGAGCCAGCGCCTCAATACGAGATTTCCCCAAGCAGCCTGCGTGGCAAGCGCGCGAGCAAGCGGCTCGCACAGG is a window of Myxococcales bacterium DNA encoding:
- a CDS encoding FHA domain-containing protein, with the protein product MQPGIELLVLEGTDTGQKFTVDANEVMIGRRLGDSELPGAILLHDSSVSTRQAVIRQTNGSFVIEHLSEASNPTLVNGSSIQSAILVAGSQIQIGRILMDVRNREGTALADFTERYAPAVPLNQPGSHFGSEAVEIPASEIQLGGEFSVEGSFMDIDIVNSIGMKEDISEPERIIVSFERFRCFITRIVNEFQGHVLNSNGDELICFFASSLDAIRAGSAVSSRLDLFNQNENTLDAAFRLRIGVHSGKSLVDLKRGIAYNAVLDVAGQLQRVAKPERMTISEQTMAALPRGLPFKFMGRFDPEDLDYYTLDGVID